From a single Herpetosiphon gulosus genomic region:
- a CDS encoding FHA domain-containing protein: MKCPSCGHTNDGGNRFCEYCGARLDPSMNQEATQIGAVPNLHTDQSYDAPTMFVPADQAPPAPPAQAEPAVASVPAASSLNCAECGYINQPGDRYCDQCGASLDAAPAAVTPVATPAPVASEALTPPDGVPAVPVAEPHLAELTNVAPAEELPTVPIDDQQPVSTPVAEAEPVVPVVEEPVAMPVAEAEPVVPAVEEPVSTPVAEVAPVAEAAPVVDEEAVAAERTALSAAVIEQEDNLVMFEQMANRYAGRALPAHIAAGIEETKASLAEAQANLAAFDQAQAVAKAAAEAAAQAAADAAAAAAAQPDPEEVARLEAAITEHQDNLAMFEQMSARYAGRALPAHIAAGLEESKHALAEAEAELAALLGGAPVVPAAAPIPSAPVNTYDAPTVAAATPAEPAPTPVVPAEPVPAPEVEAAPAWAAPTSAEPVAAPVVEPVQVSPHLVVAGSQVVLNLPTDKQIYVIGREDPISGIYPEVDLTNHGGEGGGVSRQHARLHNTGGGWMLEDLNSTNYSKVNGQKLAPHAPAPVNHGDQLQFGKVVVTLHLH, encoded by the coding sequence ATGAAGTGTCCAAGCTGTGGACATACGAATGATGGTGGCAACCGTTTTTGTGAATATTGTGGTGCCCGACTCGATCCGTCGATGAATCAAGAAGCAACCCAAATCGGGGCAGTTCCCAATTTACATACGGATCAAAGTTACGATGCGCCAACCATGTTTGTACCAGCCGATCAGGCTCCTCCTGCGCCACCAGCCCAAGCGGAGCCAGCAGTCGCCAGTGTGCCAGCAGCAAGCTCGCTCAACTGCGCTGAATGTGGCTATATTAATCAACCAGGCGATCGTTATTGTGACCAGTGTGGCGCTTCACTCGATGCTGCTCCTGCCGCTGTTACTCCGGTGGCCACACCTGCGCCAGTTGCTAGCGAAGCGCTTACGCCGCCCGATGGTGTGCCAGCCGTACCAGTCGCCGAGCCGCATTTGGCTGAATTAACCAATGTTGCACCTGCTGAGGAGTTGCCAACCGTGCCAATTGATGATCAACAGCCAGTTTCAACTCCTGTGGCCGAGGCCGAACCAGTTGTGCCAGTGGTAGAAGAACCAGTTGCAATGCCTGTGGCCGAGGCCGAACCAGTTGTGCCAGCAGTCGAAGAACCAGTTTCAACTCCTGTGGCCGAGGTCGCTCCGGTAGCTGAGGCTGCCCCAGTAGTTGACGAAGAAGCCGTAGCCGCCGAACGTACTGCTTTATCAGCAGCAGTGATCGAGCAAGAAGATAATTTGGTGATGTTCGAGCAAATGGCTAACCGTTATGCTGGCCGTGCCTTGCCTGCCCATATCGCCGCTGGGATCGAAGAAACTAAGGCTAGTTTGGCCGAAGCGCAAGCTAATTTGGCGGCGTTTGATCAAGCCCAAGCTGTGGCCAAAGCTGCTGCTGAAGCCGCTGCTCAGGCTGCCGCCGACGCTGCTGCCGCTGCTGCTGCCCAACCTGATCCAGAAGAAGTGGCTCGCTTAGAAGCAGCAATTACCGAACATCAAGATAACTTGGCGATGTTCGAGCAGATGTCAGCTCGTTATGCTGGCCGCGCCTTGCCTGCCCACATTGCTGCTGGCTTGGAAGAAAGCAAGCATGCCTTGGCTGAAGCCGAAGCTGAATTAGCCGCTTTGCTTGGTGGTGCACCTGTTGTACCTGCCGCTGCGCCAATTCCTTCAGCTCCGGTCAATACCTATGACGCGCCAACGGTTGCGGCGGCTACTCCGGCTGAGCCAGCGCCGACTCCGGTCGTGCCCGCTGAACCAGTGCCAGCGCCAGAGGTTGAGGCCGCGCCTGCATGGGCTGCACCAACGTCCGCTGAGCCAGTCGCTGCTCCGGTTGTTGAGCCAGTTCAAGTTAGCCCGCATTTGGTGGTTGCTGGTAGCCAAGTGGTGCTCAACTTACCAACCGATAAGCAAATCTATGTGATTGGCCGCGAAGATCCAATTAGCGGCATTTATCCTGAGGTCGATTTGACCAACCATGGCGGCGAAGGCGGTGGGGTCAGTCGCCAGCATGCTCGCTTGCACAACACTGGTGGTGGTTGGATGTTGGAAGATTTGAATAGTACCAACTATTCCAAAGTCAACGGCCAAAAATTGGCTCCGCATGCGCCAGCTCCAGTCAATCATGGCGATCAACTGCAATTTGGCAAAGTTGTTGTGACCTTGCATTTGCATTAA
- a CDS encoding protein kinase, which produces MSDLLSEENSKTGALPPELILGYRYLLKQRLGQGGMGAVYLAYDQRLDIDCAIKEMSTALLKTEEERERARKSFHEEAKLLARLNHPNLPRVTDHFSDHGREYLVMEFVPGETLATILRNSPPPWPVADVVAFAEPLTEVLHYLHSRTPPIIFRDLKPANIMRTPEGQVKLIDFGIARLFKPGQSQDTQAFGTMGYSAPEQYGTGQTDARSDVYALGVLLHQLMTGHDPIAQPFNVPLAHTINAAVPEAISSVLMTAMSHDPQTRFASMVALRRALSNASQHSADVYVAQRPGTAALPNVGYAPSAQMRPTSQPYGPPSSQPYGQTGSQPYGKPSSQPYGQPSSQPYGQTGSQPYGPPVAQPYAQPYSPPPPPTYAQPFSPPAPPMHPATHHLQASSVPKAKTTGVAQTAQIMGFLSLLLTISGFFYEDMGRDAGIFMGFFGGFAGFVSLIVSIVAISLKATRESIKGRSQSVRGLIFATVAMILACVVFAIIGAANQY; this is translated from the coding sequence ATGAGCGATTTGTTATCTGAAGAAAACTCTAAAACAGGTGCATTGCCCCCCGAGTTGATTTTGGGCTATCGCTATTTGCTCAAACAACGGCTTGGGCAGGGCGGCATGGGGGCGGTATATTTGGCCTATGATCAGCGCCTTGATATTGATTGCGCGATCAAGGAAATGAGCACCGCCCTGCTTAAAACCGAAGAGGAGCGCGAACGCGCCCGCAAATCGTTTCATGAAGAAGCAAAATTGCTGGCTCGTTTGAATCATCCTAATCTGCCACGCGTGACCGACCACTTTAGCGACCACGGGCGGGAGTATTTGGTGATGGAGTTTGTGCCAGGCGAAACCTTGGCAACGATTTTGCGCAATAGTCCGCCGCCCTGGCCCGTTGCCGATGTGGTCGCTTTTGCTGAACCATTAACCGAGGTGCTGCACTATTTGCATAGCCGCACCCCACCAATTATCTTCCGCGATTTGAAGCCAGCCAATATTATGCGTACCCCCGAAGGTCAAGTAAAGTTGATCGACTTTGGGATTGCGCGGTTGTTTAAGCCTGGTCAATCGCAAGATACCCAAGCCTTTGGTACGATGGGCTACTCAGCGCCCGAGCAATATGGCACTGGCCAAACTGATGCCCGCTCCGATGTGTATGCCTTGGGCGTGTTGTTGCATCAATTAATGACTGGTCATGATCCAATTGCTCAGCCATTTAATGTACCGTTGGCGCATACGATTAATGCCGCCGTGCCTGAAGCAATTAGTTCGGTGCTGATGACGGCGATGAGCCATGATCCGCAAACACGCTTTGCTTCGATGGTGGCCTTGCGCCGAGCCTTATCCAATGCTTCGCAACACAGTGCTGATGTGTATGTGGCCCAGCGCCCAGGTACTGCGGCCTTGCCAAATGTTGGCTATGCTCCGTCTGCCCAAATGCGGCCAACATCACAGCCCTATGGCCCGCCCAGTTCACAACCATATGGACAAACTGGTTCGCAACCATATGGCAAACCTAGTTCCCAGCCGTATGGGCAGCCTAGTTCCCAGCCCTATGGACAAACTGGCTCGCAACCCTACGGGCCACCAGTGGCGCAGCCGTATGCTCAGCCCTATAGCCCGCCACCACCGCCAACCTATGCCCAACCATTTAGCCCACCAGCGCCGCCGATGCATCCGGCAACGCATCACTTGCAAGCTTCGAGCGTGCCTAAAGCCAAAACTACAGGAGTGGCCCAAACCGCGCAAATTATGGGCTTTTTGAGTTTGCTCTTGACGATTAGCGGCTTTTTCTACGAAGATATGGGGCGAGATGCTGGCATCTTTATGGGCTTTTTTGGTGGCTTTGCAGGGTTTGTCTCGCTGATTGTTAGCATCGTGGCCATTAGTTTAAAAGCTACCCGCGAATCGATCAAAGGCCGCTCGCAATCGGTACGTGGCCTGATTTTTGCCACGGTTGCGATGATTCTTGCCTGTGTTGTTTTTGCGATAATTGGCGCGGCAAATCAATACTAA
- a CDS encoding protein phosphatase 2C domain-containing protein, giving the protein MSLATPTDAPCPRCQRLVDETARFCRYCGFPLRSVATSPASTTPVSATAVEPIDYEEVVLPAPRRIQLEGEKISLRALEQMVHAGVEWWQMRLQTGEATREEAISSIEELRKALGSVSHQLAQGRETIRITTTLTPARRFPLGCSRCGKGNRVNARYCIACGNPLVANAEKVQPMSQTLRYTVGLLSDVGTRRSVNQDSALVEQFRLRDGTPVICCLVADGMGGAQGGERASALASQTIVNHLRDYSRNVDRSFDGWRDVVRAAIAAANSTIFREAEVKSTLRGMGTTVVVALVIGEKAWIGSVGDSRVYLFNRKGVSEHTQQIAQITVDHTMVARLVDIGELTPEQARTHPRRHVLYRSVGVEATVESDMTEQPLEAGDWLLLCSDGLINELSDEELRDAVFEASSPQACCGSLIAIANSRGARDNVTVVLLSAEERTDQQH; this is encoded by the coding sequence GCCCGTTTTTGCCGTTACTGTGGCTTTCCGCTGCGTTCAGTCGCAACATCGCCAGCATCAACAACGCCCGTGTCAGCTACGGCAGTCGAGCCGATCGACTATGAAGAAGTTGTTTTACCTGCACCCCGCCGAATTCAGCTTGAAGGCGAGAAGATTAGCCTGCGAGCCTTGGAACAGATGGTGCATGCTGGCGTTGAATGGTGGCAGATGCGCCTGCAAACTGGTGAGGCAACCCGTGAAGAGGCAATCAGTAGTATTGAAGAGTTGCGGAAAGCCCTTGGAAGCGTTAGTCATCAGTTGGCTCAAGGCCGTGAAACTATTCGCATCACCACCACGTTAACGCCCGCCCGCCGCTTTCCGCTGGGCTGCTCGCGCTGCGGTAAGGGCAATCGGGTGAATGCACGTTATTGCATTGCCTGTGGTAATCCATTGGTGGCTAATGCAGAAAAGGTCCAGCCTATGTCCCAAACACTTCGCTATACTGTTGGCCTGCTTTCCGATGTTGGTACTCGTCGTTCAGTCAACCAAGATTCTGCCTTGGTCGAGCAGTTTCGCTTGCGTGATGGCACGCCAGTGATCTGTTGTTTGGTGGCTGATGGCATGGGTGGTGCTCAAGGCGGCGAACGGGCGAGCGCCTTGGCTAGTCAAACAATTGTTAATCATCTGCGCGATTATAGCCGCAATGTTGATCGCAGTTTCGATGGCTGGCGTGATGTGGTGCGAGCTGCAATTGCCGCAGCCAATAGCACGATCTTTCGTGAAGCTGAAGTTAAATCAACCTTGCGAGGCATGGGTACAACAGTCGTCGTTGCCTTGGTAATTGGCGAAAAAGCCTGGATTGGCAGCGTTGGTGATTCGCGCGTCTATCTTTTTAATCGTAAAGGGGTCAGCGAACACACCCAACAAATCGCCCAAATCACGGTTGATCACACCATGGTCGCGCGATTGGTGGATATTGGTGAGCTAACGCCTGAACAAGCCCGCACTCACCCGCGTCGCCATGTGCTCTATCGCTCGGTCGGGGTAGAAGCCACGGTCGAATCGGACATGACCGAGCAGCCGCTTGAGGCAGGCGATTGGCTTTTGCTCTGCTCCGATGGCTTGATCAACGAGCTTTCGGATGAAGAGTTGCGTGATGCAGTCTTTGAAGCTTCATCACCCCAAGCATGCTGTGGCAGCTTGATTGCTATTGCCAATAGTCGTGGGGCACGCGATAATGTGACAGTGGTGTTGTTGTCGGCGGAAGAACGCACCGACCAGCAGCACTAG